The following DNA comes from Ignavibacteriales bacterium.
GACATGTCCGGTGACGCATTCAAGTTCGGATCACTGGTGCGGCCGGGACACCGGGGCATCTGGCAGGAGCCTCTCCGAACGGGCAAGTATCCGATCAACCCGCGGTGTTACGAAGCGGAAATCGTTCCCACAGCGATCCTCACACTGAACTGGGCGGAAGCAGTCTCGGCTGCACACAACCTGGACAGGAATCTGCAACAGATTGTGGCCAAGAGCCGGGAGGGATTCGTTTTCAAGATCGACCTGCAGGTCCAGATCCATGTTCCTGATAAGAAAGCTCCTCGTGTGATTTCCATGGTTGGTACAATGTTCAACCTTGTGAACGAGGTGCTCCAGGCCGCGGTCGGAAACCACTTCCGCGACAAGCTCCAGAGCATGAAGGCGGTTCAGTTCATCGAAGAACGTCAGCGGGTCCAGCGGGAAGCGTTCGAGCACATCGAGGCGCAACTCAGGCAGTACGAGGTCGAGACCCGGGGCGCATATATCCAGGATGTGATCCTGCCGCAGGACATCGTGACTGTGCTGACGCAACGGGAAATCGCTTCGCAGCAGATTGAAACCTTCCAGAAGCAGAAGTCTGCACAGGACCAAAGGATCGAGATGGAGAAATCGAAAGGTGTTGCGGACAAGCAGGCGGATCTCGCGTCTTCCGAAGTGAACGTGAAAATTCAGGAAAACAAAACCTCGGCGAGAAAAGTCGAAGCCGACGGTGAGGCGACCTTTACTCAAATGACAGGCCAGGCGAAAGGAGCAGAAGTCCGGGCGATTGGAATGGCGAAGGCGGAAGCGTACGAACGGCAGGTCTCGGCCCTCGGTAAGGATGCCACCGCATTTGTCAACGCTATCACGGCCCTCTCAGACAGGGGGATGAAGATAGTTCCGGACATTCTTGTCGGAGGCGGAGGGCAGCAGTCATCGCTCGTCGACGCCTTGCTGGCAATGGTCATGCGCGGCGGGGTGAAAGGTCTGACACCCGGCGAGCCGAAAGCGTAGTACTGACAACAACCGATTGCCTCTCCATCCCCGGAAGGGGGCAGGAGAGGCGATCAGGATATACCAAACCAAGAATGACAACTCGGAAAGGATTCTACATGAAACACCGCAGTTTGGTTCTGTCGATTCTCTGTTTTCTGTTCTTTTCATGGAACACATCCGAAGTCCGGTCTCAGGGGACGGATTCATGGACGTCCAACGCTGTCAACGGGTATCGCATCACGCCGAACGTCATCTACTCGACAGCCAACGGCTATGACTGCAAGCTGGATGTGTATGCGCGAAACAATCCCGGCGTTACGACTCCCACGGTCATATTCATCCATGGCGGGGGATGGGTTGGCGGCACGAAAGAGGGAACGGTCATGAACCTCATGCCGTATTTCGAAATGGGGCTCAATGTCGTGAACGTCGAATACCGGTTGGCGAGGGTCTCCCTTGCGCCGGCTGCAGTTCAGGACTGCCGGCTGGCTCTCCGATGGATTTTCAAGAACGCGAAGCAATACGGATTCGATACGACGAAAATCATCGTTTCGGGAGGATCTGCGGGGGGGCATCTTGCGTTGACAACCGGGATGCTCGATGCCTCATACGGATTCGATTACCCGACCGACTGGGATTACACCGGTGTCGAGCCAAAGGTTGCTGCAATTGTGAATTGGTACGGTATCACGGACGTGAAAGACCTTCTTGCCGGTCCGAACAAGCAGGATTATGCGGTCGATTGGCTCGCCAACCTCCCGAACAAAGAAGCAGTGGCGGTCAGTGTTTCGCCACTTTCGTACGTGCGAAAAGGACTGCCGCCGGTCTTCACCGTGCACGGCGACAAGGATCAGCTCGTGCCGTACAATCATGCCGTCAGGCTCCACGATGCCCTCACGAAAGCAGGCGTACCAAATCAGTTGATGACTATCCCGGGCGGAAAACATGGCGGTTTTTCGAAGGAGGAGATGGGAAGGATCTACACAGCCATCAAAGAATTCTTGAAGAAGAACAAGATCGTGGAGTGATCACGGTGTAGGAGGCCGGGGAGGGACGCCTTCTTCCGATCTCCGGCCGGCAGCACGATACCGAGACATGCAGATGACATGACGATTGATCGGAGCGTGACGTCGTGTGTTGGTCTGAGGAAAGTCGTGTTGCAGGTTCTCGGCCGAGACCACAAATCCGACACAGCAGGAGGTAAACCGTGAACACCGAGGTCTCAACGCTTAAACGGCGGATCGAGGAACTTGAAGAGATTCACCGTCTGGCTCAATCACTGAGCTCGATGGTCAACGTCTACCAGACGCTTGAAGCGATCATCGATTGCTGCCTCAAACTCTGTCACGCAGAACGGGGAGCCATCCTGCTCTTCAGTTTGTCGGCTGATGAATCTGCCCAGACGGTGGTCCGGAATGTGCAAAATGATAATCGGGGGATCGATCATACGGTAAATTCCCTCGTCGCGGGTTGGGTCGGCGTCCACAAGCGTCCGTTCCTGACGGACGATGTTCTTCGCGAATTGAACTTCAAGAATCCCAGCGAACAACTCCGCCAACTGGGTGCGGCCATGGCTGTCCCGCTCATGGAAGAAGGGAAGCCGTTTGGCATGCTGCACCTCATCAACCCGAGAGGTGGCGAACGGTTTTCCGACGAACAGGTGAGGCTCGTGAGTGCCATCGCACCGCTTGCCGCCCAGTTCATCCTGAGGGCGAAGATTCAGGAAGCGGTCTTCGCTGACAATCAGCGGCTCAAGGCAACGCTGCAGAAGGAACGGGGTATAGGCTCGATCCTTGGAGTGAGCACGCTTATCGATGAAGTGCGGAACAAGATCGCCGTTGCCGGGCCCTCGAACGCAAGTGTCCTGCTGATTGGCGAGACGGGGACTGGGAAGGAAGTTGCGGCGAGAGCCATTCACGCTCACAGTCCCCGTGCGGACAAGCCCTTCATTGCTGTCAACTGCTCCGCCATTCCGGAGACGCTCTTTGAATCGGAACTGTTTGGGCACGAGAAGGGCTCATTCACCGGGGCGACGGGGACCATGAAGGGGAAATTTGAGCAGGCCGACGGCGGGACGCTCTTCCTTGACGAGATATCCGCAATGCCGATCGACATGCAGCCGAAGTTGCTAAGGGTTCTGGAGGAGAGGTCATTCTGCCGCATCGGCTCTTCGGATGAGCACAGGGTCAACATCCGGGTTGTGGCGGCTTCCAACAAGGACCTTCAGCAATCGGTGCAGAAAAACGAGTTTCGCGAAGACCTGTTTCACCGCCTGAATGTCATTCCGATTCACTTGCCTGCATTGCGTGAGCGCCCCGAAGACGTCCCTGTCCTGGCGCGGGCATTCCTCGCAGAACTGACCGGAGGCGCAAAGACTTTCGATGAAGCGGCGCTGCAGGTCCTTTCGGGATTTGAGTGGAAGGGAAATGTCCGCGAGCTGCGAAACGCGGTGGAACGGATCTCAATTTTCGCAGAAGCACCCGAGATTTCTCCGGCAGCACTCCGGCAAAGCTCCATCGGGGTCTCCGCGGCTCCTTCCCCGGACTCCGCGAGCTTCTTCCTCAGTCTTCTTCGGTCAAACGCCGCGCAAGTAAACCTCCTGGAGAGCGTTGAACGCGATTTGATTGATCTTGCGCTGAAGGAATCTCATGGCAATGCGGCCGAGGCCGCCAGGATCCTGGGAGTACACCGCAACGCCTTCCTGCGGCGCATAGAAAAGCACGATCTCCGCTAGTACTGAAAGGGGGCCGAGGGCTCTTCTCATCGCTTTCTGGCCTCTTTCTGTTCGAATTCGAACTTGTACATGTTCGGAAACGAACTCGTCACCGTTCCCATCCTCCAATTCTTACCAAATTCACCCTCCGAGATCTGGCCCGGGAGTTGAGCGTCTATGATCATCGATGTGATCGGGCGCAATCAACCCAACAGGAAATTCAAGACGTAACCCCAAATCTCAATTCAACTTTTTCTCGGAGGATGTCATGAAAACTTTAGGAACGATCTTCGTCGCACTGCTTCTTGCAGTGGTTTCACAGACCAATGCACAGGACGCAAAGAAGGATATGGGGGATGCGAAGTTCACGAAGGCGGTCGAAAACTACCTCGTCGGTCTCCAGAGCCCGAATGACGGATTGCGTCGCAGCGCCATTTATCAGCTCGGACAGCTGGCAGCGAAGGATGCCGCGATTCCCTTGATGCGTGTACTTCGCAACTGTAAGGATGAAAAATGCCGTATTGCCGCAGCCTGGGCCCTCTGCAAGATCGGCAACTCGGCCGGTACCTACGCTGTGAAGCAGGCGGTGAGATTCGACGAGAGCAAGAAAGTCCAACTTCACTCCGCATGGTACTACAATCTGTATGTCTCTCAAGGTACATTTGCATTCATCCCTGCCGCGAGCGGCACGACCACGATTGCTGAACTCCGGTAAGCTGCTCTCTTGCCAAGCGGCATGGATCCCTGGAAGCGGGTGAGACGAAACGGTCTCACCCGCTTCTCTTTGTACACGACACCGGTTTCATGTCCCTCATTCTGATTTCGGAATTGATCTACGCGAAGTTCGTTTCCGAACTGCAGAATGTTCGTGATCGAACATCGCTTCTCATGACCTGCGCGAATTGGACCAATTGCGGCGATCAGGTTCTGGCCCGCGAGTTGAAGGAAGATTACTGAAGTGTGCGTCAAAGAAACTGCGATTGCATATCTGTTGCACTAATACACCGTTCTCATATCTCATCATCCTCATGGGAGGTCGTCATGAAAACTGTTCTGGTGTTTCTCGCCGTCGTACTGATGTTCGCGCTTGCCGGCTGCAGCGAACAATCCGTCGAACCCATCGTCGCCAGCCCGGCAAAGCCGCTGTCACCCGCCCCGACGTTCCAGACGGTAACCATAAGCGAGCGGCTGCCTGTGAATACGCCGGAGGGCTTCACAGGATTTGTAGATGTTTCTGGAGAAATCAACTACCAGATGGTAAAGACTGTTGTCGCCCTCGGAAAGGAAATTCCAGTGCCGACGAAGGTCGTTTATAACACCTTGATCAGGGGAAATGGAATCGTCGCGTTCACGCCACCGAAGAGCGGACTGACAAAAGCCAATATCTACCGATTCAAAGGGGAGATGGCGATGGTGCTTGAAGAAGGGGGCGAAAGTGCCGTGGCGAGTTTCAAGCTAGAAGATGCGGGTTGGGCCGGTGCAATCTACCAGGTACGGTTCATGGTGAACAAAGGTACACTGGTGGATTTCACAAACCGTGTCCAACTCTTTCCGGAGATGTAGCAACACACCCTCCTGATCCGATCGCAATACCCGGGCGACATCCTTTGACGTATGAGGGATGTCGCCTTTTTATTGTTTGAGGTTTTCCCGCATTGAGGGTGCAACTCAATTCCAACTGCAACAAACACAGCATAGGGACGTTGGCATATCAGAGGGAAAAGAATTACCTTGCCATTGGAAATCAATCTGAGGTCATTTGCATGCCGACGCGCGCTCTATCCTGCATTGTTTTCTGCCTTTTGCTCCCCATTATTGCCTTCTCTCAGGGAATCGATATCCGCGGCGTTGTCACCGACAGCACGACAGGAGAGAGGATCCCCTTCGCGAACGTCACGGTGCCGGGAATGAACCGGGGTGCCAGCACGAACCTCCAGGGGTTTTTCCTCATCGCAAATGCCCCGCAGGGGCGTTACCAGATCAAGGCGAGTTCCATCGGCTACGAAACCCGGACCAGGACCGTCGATGCCTTCGGACCTCAGGTGTTGGCCGTCAACTTCCAGCTTCCGTCGAAACCGGTTGAATTCTCGGAGGTAATGGTCACCGATGTCGCCAAACGGGAACTGACTGAGATACACACTAGCGTGCATGTCATGGAACAGAGGGACATCCGGTCTGTGCCCATGGCGGCGATGGAAGACGTCTTCCGCTCGATCCGGATTCTGCCCGGGATCGTCTCGACGAGCGATGTGAATTCGCAGTTCTACGTCCGTGGCGGAGCAGGGGATCAGAACCTGATTCTTCTTGACGGTATGAAGATCTACAATCCCTACCACGCTTTTGGGATTTTCAGCATCTTCGATTCGGATATCATCAAGACCACCGAAGTGTATACAGGTGCATTTCCTCCCGAATTTGGAGGCCGGCTATCCTCCGTGGTAAACATGACTTCACGGGACGGGGGGACGAAAGCGTTTTCGGGAAAGGCGAACATCAATTTTCTTTCCACTAAACTCCAGGTGGAAGGCCCCGCGATGAAGGGTATGACGTATCTGGTTAGCGGCAGGAAGTCGCTCTTCTCCGATACGTTCAGGAAGTTCCTCAACAAAGATCTCCCCCTCTCGTTCTATGACGGATTTATGAAAGCCACAGTCCAGACAGGCGAAGGCCAGGGGAAATACAGTTTCCAGGCGTTCATGAGCGGAGATAACCTGAAGTCTGCCAACCTCAATGAGCCGGATTACTCATGGCGAACGAGCGCTGTCGGATTCGTTGCATCCGGCCTTATTCAGGACAGGGTGTACGTGAACGCAGTTGGATTTGACAATAAGTTTACCGCGGTGCGTGATTCGAAGGGATCCACGCAGGTTACTCCGGCCACAACGACCGTGCATGAAGGGGGTGTCAAGGCGAATGCGACGTTGTACACCGACACTCACGACCTGTACTTCTTCGGGTTCGAGTTCGGTTTTCCCACGCTCGAATATTCAGTCACGAACAACTTCGGCGTTGTGAATAATGTCACCAGCTCTTTCGCGGAGGCTTCCATGTGGGCCCGTTACCAGACCGCTCCCAGCCGTCTGCAGGCAGATATGGGGATCTTCCTCGATCTCGGCAGCTTGCTCTCCCGGGGAGGGGGACTGGAAGTGATACAACCGCGCATCAACCTGAGCTATGGACTATGGGACAACTGGAAGGGAAAGGTCTCCTACGGGCGGTTCAGCCAGAGCGTTGTGACGGTGAACAATGAGGACGACATCATCTCGATTTTCGACGCGTGGATACAAGTCCCTCAGGAACTGAAGTCCGAGCAAGCTGATCACTACGTCGTGGGACTCGAAGGAAATGTCCTCCCGTCGCTGTCAACAAATTTCCAGGCATACTACAAGTCGTACGGCTCGCTTGTGACGTATAATCGTGACAAAGTCGATGCGCAGGATCCCGACTATGTGGGGGGTACGGGAAGAGCGTACGGAGCAGAAGCGTTGATTCGGTACGGAAGCAAACTCGCTGATGTCTATGCAGCCTACACGCTGGGATGGACGACGGTCACGTCGGGTGGATTGACGTACTTTCCGCGATACGATCGCAGGCATACCCTCAACCTCCTGACCGTCTTCCACGCTGCGGAGGCTTTTGATATCACGGTGCGCTGGGAATTCGGTTCGGGGTTCCCGTTTACACAAACGATTGGGTACTATGACCGGTTGACGCTGCAGGATCTTTTCCACGGTTCATCCCTCGGTGAAACCGGTAAGCCGTACGCAGTGCTGGGGGATAAGAACGTCGCCCGTCTTCCGACCTATCACAGGCTTGACGCGAGCGCGATGTACCGGTTCTCGCTGAAGCCGATCACAGGAACGCTCGGCATTCATGTCGTCAACGTGTACAATCACAAGAATGTGTTCTATTTCGATCGGAAGACCGGTCAGGAAATCAATATGTTGCCCTTCTTCCCGTCGGCAACACTGAGCATCGACTACTGATGACCTTTTCCTTGCGAACATGCGTGGTACTGTCGGTGGTTCTCGCCATCACCGCAGGCTGCAACAGCCCCTTCAGCCCGAAAGGAAACTACGAGGACCGGCTGGTTGTCTACGGTGTCCTGACGAACCGGTCGGATACGCAGTATGTGCGTGTGTATTCGACATACAATCCGCCCGGTGTGGATCCCGCGGCGCAAACCAGCGACAACGGTCTCTCGGGAGCAGGTGTTGTCGTCACGAGCGGAGCCGGTGCATTCCAGTTCCGCGAGAACACCACACCGCGACTGGACAAGAGCCGCTACAGCGATGATATCATTGCGTACGCTTCATACCCGTTTCCGATTGAGCCGGGCAAAACGTACGGTCTGAGCGTCACCACAAAGACTTCAGGTGCGGTCACGGCGACCGTCGTCATGCCGAAGCGGGCGAGGATACAGTTCCTTAACGCATATATTCTGAATGGCGGGGGCAATGAAGATGAGAACATCGTGGTCTTTGGCTGGATCCGTGAGCTGACCTACGGTGTGATGATGCAACTGCATCTCTTCTACGACGTCCTCGAGGGAAATTCGTGGGTCAGACACCGTGAGGAAATGCCGGCTGTAAGACTGGTTTTCGGTGACGGATCGAAGGCCTACAACTTCCCTGTCCTGAGACGAAGGGTGACCTCCGGATTGATCAGGGACAAGGAAGAGAGCGAGATGTTCGTTTTCAGCAAGAATGCGTATTTCGAGAAAGTGGGAGAAATCCTGACACGTTATCCGGCAGGCACAGTTCACATCAAACAGGCCCTCATCGTCCTCACGCAAGTCGACAAGGACTTGTATGCGTATTCGAAGCGCGTCAACGGCTTCGAAGATCCCTACTCGATTCGCACCGATCTTCCTGACCATACCAATATCTCGGGAGGGCACGGGATTTTTGGAGCGATGGTCGACGATTCGGCCTTTGTCGAAATCACGGCATGGTGAACATTCTAGAAGCCATCTCAAAAAGCCGACAGCGTCATCGCGAGGCGTTTCCTGCCGAAGCGATCTTTCTTTTGCCTCGGCATACGTTGGTGAGATTGCTTCGCTCGCCCCTGCGGGGCATCGCTCGCAATGACTTTAGGGTTTTGAGATAACCACTACCCAGATTGAAAGCACGAGATCTTGCTGCTATGCGATACAGAATCACAAAATGCCGAATGCGTTTGATGCCGCAATATTCTCGTGTGTGGGGTCTCCTGCTGGTGTTGGCGGCGATCGCTATGTCCGGATGCGATGAGACCTTCGAACCGAAAGGATCATATCGGCAAGGGTTGGTGGTGTACTCCGTGATTTCCAACAGGACTGACAGTCTCTTCGTGCGGGTTTATTCGACGTACAATCCGCCGGGACACAACCCGCTCGAGAATACGGTCGATACCGAACTCAAAGGTGCCCGCGTGACGGTCGCTTCAGATTCGACCTCATATCTGCTCACAGAAACTGTCATCCCTCGCACCGACAAGAACCGGTACTCTTCAAATATTGACGGGTATCTCGCCCAGCCTTTTCCGTATCGGCCCGGCAAGCGATACACGTTGACGATTGCCTCCTCAGCGGGGAATGTTTCGTCGACCGTGACGGTACCGGGGGCCGGTCTTGTTGAACAGAACAATTCATTTATTCTGAAGGCACCTGAAAAGTACAGCGACGACATTTCCGCCAGGGTGAGGCTGTCGCCGGTCACTCAGGGATACCTTGTGCGGATCTTCATCGAATTCGACGCCGTTGTGGCCTCGAAGAAGGTCCATGTCCGTGCTGAGATTCCAAAAGCAATTCGGTCCGACGTCGAGGTGGGCTTTGTCTATGATTATCCCCGGCTGGTCAGAAGAATAACAGATCAGGTTGTCGTCTCCGAAATCGTCTACTTCGATCTCACAGCCTACGAGGCTTTCTTGCTCGACCAGGTGGCCTACTACGGAGAGATAAAAGTCACCAGCGCGACGTACATCCTGACTCAGGTTGAATCCAATCTCTACAAATACTACAACCTCTCGAACGGGTTCCTTGATGAGTATTCCATCAGGACCGATCTCCCGGACTATTCAAACATCGCTGGTGGTTTCGGCATCTTCGGCGCGATGCGGGATGACTCAGTGGTTGTCGATCTCCGTTGAGTCTGAAGAGTCGTCCGTTCTCTCCGTCAGCTTGCTAATCCCTCGAAAAAATGGTACGTTCAGCGAAAATTTCTGAATGAATCTCTTCTCTTCTTTGTTCGGATCCGGGAATCTTTCGCCTGAATGGTCCTACACCGCCAGCGGCATCGTCTGGCGCTTGCTGTTCACGGCGCGTGGAAGGATCGTCGGTGAATCCCGCGATCAGGAAAAGAAAACGGCTTCGTTCTTCTGTCTCGACGAGGAGTCGGGCAGGTGCTTGTGGCAGGACCTCCGGGTTGATGAGGCGTGGTGGGTTGGCATGGAGGGGGTTCAGGAGGATACGCTTCTGCTCCATGGATTCTCGAGCCCGGATATGCCTGAACACCGTGGTATCCGTGCGTACGACGTGGAAACCGGGAACCTTCTCTGGCGGAATGACGAGGCGACGTGCTGGTTTGGGACAGGTGCCCGGCTGTTCGCATATAGAGATCTCTTCGAGAGGCGGGTGGGATACGAAATCGATCTCCGGTCCGGGGAAGTGAAGACGACGTATGATCAGTCTCTCCAGGAACTCCACGAAATCCGGCGCAGGGCAGCGGCCGATTATGTTCCCGAGGTAACGCTCCCGGAAATTCTGAATGAAGAGTCCGCAGAGCCTTCCACAGTGGCTTTTGTGAAACGCGTGACGAAAGGGAAGGACGTTGCGGGCAATATCGAGTTCATCCAGCAGGACGACGTGATTGCATTCAATTACCACGTTCGTGCTCAGGCAGCGAAGACACAACCCCCGGTCTTTGAAAACCATCTGTTCGTCTACGAGTTATCCAGGGACAAGAGAGTGTTTTCGGAGATCATCGGCCGTGCCTTGAAGGCTCAGGTTCCGGATGCGTTTTTTCTCCGCAAGGGAAAATTGTTCTACATCAAGGATCAGACGACTCTCAAAGCGTTGCGTGTATGGAAATAGTCAGCAACCGCATCTCGGTGTCGACGCGCGGCAACTCGGAAGTTCGCGATATCACAGTAGATGTCGCCGCCGTGCTCGCCAGTTCGGGACTCAAAGAAGGCCTTGTGACGGTGTTTGTCACCGGGTCAACGGCATCGATCACGACGACAGAGTTCGAACCGGGTCTTCGGAAAGACATACCCGAAGCGCTGGACCAGCTCGCCCCGCGTGGAAGCCGGTATCACCATGACGACACGTGGCACGATGGAAACGGATTCTCTCACGTGCGTGCTGCAGTGATGGGTCCGTCTCTGACAATTCCATTTTCACAAGGAGTCTTGTGTTTGGGTACATGGCAGCAAATCGTCCTCGTAGATCACGATAACCGTCCTCGCGACCGCGAGATCGTAGTCCAGCTTATGGGAATGTGACGGACATTCCGACGCTTTCCAGACCGGGGAAAAAGGGGAGCACACGATGAAACCATACAAGATAAAGCATGTCGACGCGTTCACGACTGAGCCGTTTACAGGAAACCCGGCCGGAGTTGTACTCGATGCCCGCGGGATGACCGATGCTCTGATGCAAGAAATAGGAACCGAATTGAACCTGTCGGAAACGGCGTTTGTGCTTCCTCCGACGGCCAGGGGAGCTGATATTCAGATTCGATGGTTCACACCGGCGGCGGAGGTGCCGCTCTGCGGCCATGCAACGATCGCGAGTTTTCACGCGCTGGCGGAAGAAGGTATGTACGGAATGAAGCGTCCGGGTGTGTACAATTTCCGGCTGCAGACTAAAAGCGGCGTTCTTGGCGTCACTGTGGAGAAGAAATATTCTGGAACCATTGTGGAGTTCCAGCTTCCGATCCCGCGATTCCGGGTGCACAAAACCGTCCCCGCGTCCCTCCTCGATGCGCTCGGCATACGGGCTTCTGATGTGCTGGAGGATCTCCCGTTTGTTTCTCAATCGTACCTCTATCTCCCGCTCAAGAAGCTTTCGACTATCAGGAACTTGAAGCCGGATATGGGCAAGCTCGACAGGTTCACCAGAGCATGCAAGACACTCGGGATAAGTCTGTTCTCCCTGGAGACTGTTGAGCAAAGTTCGGCGGTTCACTCACGTTTCTATGCCCCCGCTGTCGGGATTGTCGAAGATCCGGTGACAGGATCTGCCAACGGTCCTCTCGGTGTCTATTTGTACCACTATGCTATTCGCCGGGACTACCCTGTGCCGTCGTTCTTGCTTCCGGACGGGCGTATGGAGTTTGTCGGAGAACAAGGAGACGATATGGGGCGACGGGGAAGGGTGAAGATACGGTTGAGAGTAACGGGCCATGGTGTCAAGCAGGTGAGCATCGCCGGAGAGGCCGTGACGATCATGAACTCTGTCTGTGCTTGCTGAAAGGTGAATGTCCATGACGACGAAGAACATTCTCTTCCTCCTTGTTCTCCTTGCCGCCCTTTCGGTCTTCGCCATGAGTGTGCGGCGCCTGATGAGGTACCTGAAACTGGGGCAGCCGGACAACAGGTTTGATTCTCCCGGCTCGAGGTTCAGGAGAATGCTCACGGTTGCGATTGGACAAACGAAGATTCTCCGTGAACCGTTCGCCGGCGCGATGCACGCATTCATATTCTGGGGTTTCCTTGTGCTGCTGACCGCCGTGCTCGAGTCGATCGGCGAAGGCATTGTGCACGGGTTTTCATTCCGGTTCCTGGGCGGACTCTACCCGCCGTTGATTTTCATGCAGGACCTCTTCTGCGGTCTCGTCATTCTTGCGGTGTTCGCTGCATTCTATCGCCGGGCGATCATGCGGCCGAAGCGACTGCAGCTTGCAGGCCACAGCCAATCTGACGCAGTCTTCATCCTTTCTATGATCCTGTTGATCATGATCAGCATGATCGGCCAGAATGCCACGCGGATAGTGCTCGAGGGTTCGCAGTCCTCGCAGGGGAGGCTCTTGTCCGGAATGATTGCCCCCTTGTTCGCATCTGTCGATCCCTCAGCATTGCAGGCCTGGTTCGACGTTTTCTGGTGGATCCATATTGGAGTGGTCCTTGTCTTCCTTAATTACCTTCCCCGCTCAAAACACCTTCACGTTCTCACGTCGATCCCCAATGTCTATTTCTCCGGACTGAGGCCGCGCGGAGCCCTCAAACCGATCAATCTTGAAGCGGAAAATGTCGAGAAGTTCGGTGCAGCGGATGTCGAGGATCTGACGTGGAAGCAGCTTCTGGACGGCTACACCTGTACGGAATGCGGGCGCTGCAGCGCGTCCTGTCCGGCGAACATCAC
Coding sequences within:
- a CDS encoding DUF4905 domain-containing protein, whose protein sequence is MNLFSSLFGSGNLSPEWSYTASGIVWRLLFTARGRIVGESRDQEKKTASFFCLDEESGRCLWQDLRVDEAWWVGMEGVQEDTLLLHGFSSPDMPEHRGIRAYDVETGNLLWRNDEATCWFGTGARLFAYRDLFERRVGYEIDLRSGEVKTTYDQSLQELHEIRRRAAADYVPEVTLPEILNEESAEPSTVAFVKRVTKGKDVAGNIEFIQQDDVIAFNYHVRAQAAKTQPPVFENHLFVYELSRDKRVFSEIIGRALKAQVPDAFFLRKGKLFYIKDQTTLKALRVWK
- a CDS encoding secondary thiamine-phosphate synthase enzyme YjbQ, giving the protein MEIVSNRISVSTRGNSEVRDITVDVAAVLASSGLKEGLVTVFVTGSTASITTTEFEPGLRKDIPEALDQLAPRGSRYHHDDTWHDGNGFSHVRAAVMGPSLTIPFSQGVLCLGTWQQIVLVDHDNRPRDREIVVQLMGM
- a CDS encoding PhzF family phenazine biosynthesis protein, whose amino-acid sequence is MKPYKIKHVDAFTTEPFTGNPAGVVLDARGMTDALMQEIGTELNLSETAFVLPPTARGADIQIRWFTPAAEVPLCGHATIASFHALAEEGMYGMKRPGVYNFRLQTKSGVLGVTVEKKYSGTIVEFQLPIPRFRVHKTVPASLLDALGIRASDVLEDLPFVSQSYLYLPLKKLSTIRNLKPDMGKLDRFTRACKTLGISLFSLETVEQSSAVHSRFYAPAVGIVEDPVTGSANGPLGVYLYHYAIRRDYPVPSFLLPDGRMEFVGEQGDDMGRRGRVKIRLRVTGHGVKQVSIAGEAVTIMNSVCAC
- a CDS encoding DUF4249 family protein, which translates into the protein MPQYSRVWGLLLVLAAIAMSGCDETFEPKGSYRQGLVVYSVISNRTDSLFVRVYSTYNPPGHNPLENTVDTELKGARVTVASDSTSYLLTETVIPRTDKNRYSSNIDGYLAQPFPYRPGKRYTLTIASSAGNVSSTVTVPGAGLVEQNNSFILKAPEKYSDDISARVRLSPVTQGYLVRIFIEFDAVVASKKVHVRAEIPKAIRSDVEVGFVYDYPRLVRRITDQVVVSEIVYFDLTAYEAFLLDQVAYYGEIKVTSATYILTQVESNLYKYYNLSNGFLDEYSIRTDLPDYSNIAGGFGIFGAMRDDSVVVDLR